GTGGTGCGCATGCCGACAACAACGTCGACATGCAGGAGTTCATGGTGCTGCCGGTCGGTTGCGCCAGCTTCTCCGAAGCACTGCGCTGCGGTACCGAGATCTTCCATGCCCTCAAGTCGGTGCTCAAAGGCCGTGGCCTGTCGACCGCCGTGGGTGACGAAGGCGGTTTCGCGCCGGATCTGAAATCCAACGAAGAAGCCATCGAGACCATCCTGGAAGCCATCGCCAAGGCGGGTTACAAGGCCGGTGAAGATGTCTACCTGGGCCTGGACGTCGCCAGCTCGGAATTCTTCGAGAACGGCAAGTACAACCTGTCGGGCGAAGGCAAGCGCCTGACGTCCGAGCAGTTCGCCGACTTCCTCGCCGGCTGGTGCGCGAACTACCCGATCATCACCATCGAAGACGGCATGGCCGAAGGTGACTGGGACGGCTGGAAGCTTCTCACCGACAAGCTCGGCAAGAAGATCCAGCTGGTCGGCGACGACCTGTTCGTCACTAACACCGCGATCTTCAGGGAAGGTATCGCCAAGGGCATCGCCAACTCGATCCTGATCAAGGTGAACCAGATCGGCACGCTGACCGAGACGCTCGAAGCCATCGCGATGGCCGACGCGGCGAAGTACTCGGCCGTGGTGTCGCACCGCTCGGGCGAAACCGAAGACACCACCATCGCCGATATCTCGGTGGCGACCACGGCCACCCAGATCAAGACCGGCTCGCTCTGCCGCAGCGACCGTGTGGCCAAGTACAACCAGCTGCTGCGCATCGAAGAGGCGCTCGGCAGCGCCGCGCGTTACGCTGGGCGGGACGCGTTCCCGAACCTGCCGGAGCTGTTTCGCTGAGGCCTGATGCCACGTGCTGCGTTACGCCGCCCTGATTCTCCTGATTCTCCTGATCGTTCTGCAGGTCAAGCTGTGGACAGGAGCGGGCGGCGTGCGCGAAGTGGAAAGCCTGCAGAGCGCCGTCGAGGCGCAGAAGAAACAGAATGCCGAGCTCAAGGCGCGCAACGACGCACTGGGCGCCGAAGTGCAGGACCTCAAGGAAGGGCGCGATGCCATCGAAGGCCGCGCCCGCTCCGAGCTGGGCCTGATCCGGCCGGGTGAAACCTTCTATCAGATCGTCGAGCCCGGTGCGGAGGATAAGAACCCGCCGCCGCGGCGGCCCTGAGCCGGTACCCGGCTCTGCGGGACGATCAACGTCACCGGAGGGATGGATGAGCAAGGCCTATTGGTGCGTCATTCCCGCGGCGGGGGCGGGGCGTCGCTTCGGCGCCGCCATGCCCAAGCAGTATCTGCGCCTGGGCGAAAAACCCTTGTTGCTGCATACGCTCGAGCGGCTCGCCGCCCACCCGCAGGTAGCGGGACTCATGGTGGTGATCGCGGCGGACGACAGCTACTGGACGCACGGAATGCTGGAAGTGCTGGGCAAGCCGCTGCTGCTGGCGACTGGCGGCAGCGAGCGCGCCGATTCGGTACTGGCGGGATTGCGTGCACTGCCTTCGTCCATCGCTGACGACGAATTTGTGCTGGTACACGACGCGGCGCGGCCCTGCGTTTCGGCAGAGGACATCAGCCGTCTGGTCGCACGTGCGACCGCCGGTGACGGCGGCCTGCTGGCGGCCCCCCTGCGCGACACGCTCAAGCGGGCCGATGCCGACGGCTGCGTCCAGTCGACCGAGCCGCGAGAGGCGCGCTGGCGCGCCCTGACGCCGCAGATGTTTCGCCGCGGGCCGCTTAGCGCGGCCCTGGCAGCGGCGGCGGAAGCGGGCGTGATGGCGACCGACGAATCCATGGCCATGGAACGGGCCGGTCACCGGCCATTGCTGGTGGAAGGCGCGGAAACCAATCTCAAGGTCACCACGCCGGCGGATTTGCTGCTGGCCGAATTTCTACTGGCGCGCCACGTTGGATGACGGCATCGCATCGGTGCCGGGTCGAGGAATAGAGATAATGCGGATTGGGCAAGGATTTGACGTACACGCCTTCGGGCCGGGAGATCATGTCGTACTGGGCGGCGTACGCATTGCGCACAGCCAGGGCGTGATTGCCCACTCGGACGGCGACGTGGTGATCCACGCGCTATGCGACGCCCTGCTGGGTGCGTTGGCGCTGGGCGACATCGGACAGCACTTCCCGCCCAGTGACGAGCGCTGGCGTGGTGCCGACAGCCGCGTGTTCCTGCGTCATTGCATGGCCTTGCTGGCACAGCAGGGCTACCGGCTTGGCAACGCCGATGTCACTGTGATCGGCGAGCGCCCGAAGGTGTTGCCGCATGCACCGGCGATTCGCCAGGTGCTCGCCGCCGACATGGCCTGCGAGCCGGGAGCGGTGAGCATCAAGGCCACGACCACTGAAAAGCTCGGCTTCACCGGCCGTGGCGAAGGCATCGCGGCCATGGCCGTCGTGCTGGTGGAAAAAGCCGGCTGAGTGCCGGCGGTGCTTTCGATACCTTTTTGTCGAGGGGAGATCTGGACAATGCCGCATTCGCTTGTCCGTCGCCATTCCCTCGGAATAGCGCGGTGTGTGCGTTCGGATCTCTCCTGGTGGTGACTGCCTGATGTCGTCTTTGCCCTTCGCCCACGGTGGCCCCGTCCTCACGGGGCAGCTGCGCTGCGCGCCCGAAGATTTCCGGGTCGACGAGGACCTGGGGTTCGAGCCCGATGGTGCCGGCGAGCACGTTTTCGTCCGCGTGGAGAAACGTGGCGCGAATACCGACTGGGTTGCCGCGGAGCTGGCGCGCTGGCTGGATCTTCCGCCCGAGGCAGTCAGCTATGCGGGGTTGAAAGACCGTCATGCTGTCACGCGGCAGACGTTTTCGATTGCCGTGCCGATCAAGCGGAGCGTGGACTGGAGCAGCCTGGCCCATCCGGAGTTCCGCGTGCTCGACGCCGTGCGCCATGGCCGCAAGCTCAAGCGCGGCGCCTTGCGCGGCAATGCGTTCCGCATCGTGCTGCGCTCCGTGTGCGGGGATCGTGCGCAGGCGGAGGAGCGGATCGCGATCATCCGGGAGCGCGGCGTGCCCAATTATTTCGGCGAGCAACGTTTCGGGCGTGATGGCGCCAATCTCGATCGCGCACTGGAAATGTTCCGTGGGCGGCGCGTCGCCCGGCAGCAGCGCAGCCTGCTGATTTCCGCGGCGCGTTCGCACCTGTTCAATGAGGTACTCGCACGGCGAGTGGCTGCGCAGAGCTGGAACCAGGCCATGGACGGCGACGTCTGGATGCTCGACGGCAGCCACAGCATCTTCGGTCCGCAGCCGGTCGACGAGCAGATCCTGCGCCGCCTGGCCGATCGGGATATCCATCCGACCGGTCCGCTGTGGGGACGCGGCGCGCTGCGCAGCACCGGCGCCGTGGCCGATCTCGAGCAGTCGGTGGCCGGCGGCATGGCCGAGTGCACCACGGGCCTGGAAGGGGTCGGGCTGAACCAGGAGCGCCGCAGCCTGCGCCTGCCCGTGACGGACCTGCAGGCCGAATGGGCGGACGATGCATTGACATTGTCCTTTTGGCTGCCGGCTGGCGCCTATGCAACGACCGTCCTGCGCGAGCTGTGCGGGAGCCCTGCCGGAGATCCTGCGGACGCGATGCAGGAATAAGCGCCAGATCACGCCGCTGTAACGGAAATGGCGCGTTAGATGGCGTCGTCTTCCGCCTTTTGGGGCGCTTCCTATACTGGAACTACCGGGCGCCAGCGCCGACGGCGATGGCGGTCAGTCCAAGAGGAGGATGTCATGTATCGTCTGATGGTGGGTCTGGTGGTAGTGCTGTCGGGAGCGTTGATGACAGGATGCGCGTCGAGCGGCAATTCGGGACTGGTCAAGCGCGAAATGCTGCCGTCCGACGACATCGACGTGCAGAAGGTCGCAACGGTCAACAAGTGGGCGCGCGAACGCGGCCACACCGTGCAATGGATCAACATGCCGATCAAGACGCGCGATCATCGCGTGGCCGATCGCTGAAACGCCACGGCGATCGCGCAGGCGGTCGCCGGTGGCCGTTGCTCCCGGTTGCGGCCGTCCCGGTCGCGCCAGGGATTTGATCGTCGTGGGATCAGCGGTGCCGCAGCAGCACCACCGTGGCGCCGGTTCCACCCAGCTCCGGTCGCGCCGAAGCAAAGGCGACGACATCGTCGCGCTGCCGCAGCATGCGATCGACCAGCCGCTTGATCACGGGCCCGCCCGGTCGTGAACGCAGCCCCTTGCCGTGGATCAGCTTCACGCAGGTGAGGCCGCGATGGCGCGCATCGGCCAGGAAGGTGACGATGGCTGACCGGGCAACCTCGGCCGTCATCTGGTGCAGATCCATTTCGTCCGCAATGCTGAATGCGCCGCGCTTGAGTCGCTTGAGCAGCTCCGGCCTGTAGCCGTCGCGCAGGTAGCTCAGCTCCTCGCCGATCTCCATCTCGGCCGGATCGATCGGCATGTCCAGGAGTTCGTCCCGTACCCGGGCTTCATCCAGCCAGAACTGGCGGGGCTCCGGTGCTGGCCGCTCCGGCACGATACCGGGCGCCTCCGGCGGGGTATGCGGACGTACCGGGCCGATGGCGTCCTGGAACAGTCGCCGGTCTTCCTCGGTGATCGGTGGTGGTGCCGGGCTGGCAGGCCGTTTGCGCATGAATTCCTCGCCGTGGACGGCCAAGGTACCGCATTCGTTCGTGCAGCCGCCATGCCGCGTCGCGCGTGAGCCGCGCGAGGTGGCATCGGCGGCCGAGGGCGGGGCAATTCGGCTAAACTTCCTGCTGCTTTCACGCCGGATACGGCGGCGCTGCACGCGCCGCGGTCCGCTGCACCCAGGAACGACGCATGCGTGTTTTGGTTTCCAACGACGATGGCGTGGACGCCCCGGGCATCCGCGCGCTGGCTGATCGGCTCTCGGCGGTCGGCAAGGTCACCGTGGTCGCGCCGGACCGCGACCGCTCCGGCGCCAGCAATTCGCTGACGCTGGACCAGCCGATCCGGGTCAGCCTGCTGGACGACGGCCGTTACCGTGTCGCCGGCACGCCCACTGACTGCGTGCATCTGGCCCTGGCCGGCATGCTGGATTTCCAGCCGGACATCGTCGTCTCGGGGATCAACAACGCTGCGAACCTCGGTGACGACGTGATCTATTCCGGCACGGTGTCCGCCGCGATGGAAGGCCGTTTTCTCGGCCTTCCGGCGATCGCGGTGTCGCTGGTCAGCCGCGACCACCAGCCGGAGAACTTCGACAGTGCCGCCCAGGCAGCGTTGATTCTCATGCAGCGCCTGCTGGTCGATCCGCTGCCTGCCGATACCATCCTCAACGTCAATGTGCCGGACCGCCCGTGGGACGAGATCCGGGGTTTTGCCGTCACCCGCCTGGGGCGCCGTCATCGTTCGGCGCCGTGCATCCGCCAGAGCGATCCGCGTGGCCGGCCGATCTACTGGATCGGGCCGCCGGGCGAAGCCGAGGACGACGGCCCCGGCACGGATTTCCATGCCGTGCGCGATGGCTTCATCTCGATCACGCCCATCCAGGTCGACCTGACCCGCTACCAGGCGTTGGAGAAAGTTGCCGGTTGGGTCGAGAGCCTGCCACTCGGAGCCGGGTTGCCCGCATGACGGCGTTCCAGCGACAGTCGCCGGAAGCGCGTGGCCAGGGCATGACGTCGCAGCGCGCGCGCGACCGGCTGGCGGATCGCCTTGTCGCCGAAGGTATTCGCGACCGCCGGGTGATCGACGTGATGCGCCAGATGCCGCGCCACCTGTTCGTGGAAGAGGCGCTGGCCACACGGGCCTATGAAGATTCCGCCCTGCCGATCGGCCATGGCCAGACCATCTCGCAGCCCTGGGTCGTCGCTCGCATGACCGAGGCCTTGCTCGAATTTGGCGTGCCCCGGCGCGTGCTGGAGATCGGCACCGGTTCGGGCTTCCAGGCGGCGGTGCTCTCGGCATTGGTCGGCCAGGTGTTTACGGTCGAGCGGATCGAGGAACTGTTGCGCAATGCGCGCCGGCGCTTCCGAAAGCTCGGTATCGACACCATCCGCTCCAAGCACGACGACGGCCGGCTCGGCTGGCCTGAGGAAGCACCGTTCGACGCCATCGTCCTGACGGCCGCCGGTACTGAACTGGAAACCGCGCTGCTCGACCAGCTGGCACCCGACGGTGTCATGGTCGCTCCGGTCGGTGCCTTCGGGCGCCAGCAGCTGGTGCGTATCCGCCCCGACAGCAACGGGGTGCGGATGCGCGAAATTCTCTGCCCGGTGAGCTTCGTGCCGCTCCTGGGTGGGACGCTGTGACGGCCGGCAGCGTTTGCCGGCCCATCCAAGGAAGGAGTCTTCCGTGAGGTTGTTCAAGCCGTTGTACGAGAAAGCGCTCGCGTGGGCGGCGCATCCGCGCGCCGAGGCGCTGCTGGCGGGGCTGAGTTTCATCGAAGCCATCATCTTTCCGGTGATGCCAGAAGTGATGCTGGCGCCGATGACGCTTGCCAGGCCAGCCCGCTGGGCGCGTTTTGCCACTGTGAGTCTGATCTTTTCGTTGATCGGGGCGGTGGTTGGTTACTTTCTGGGCCATTTTGCCTTCGAGGCACTGCGTCCGCTTTTGGACTACCTGGGCTGGCTGCCCAAGATCGACGCGCTGGTGATTTCGCTCAAGGCAACGGTGGCCAACAGCGCCTGGACAGCGTTCTGGTTGTTGGTTGTGGCGGGATTCATGCCGGTTCCACTCAAGATCTTCACGTGGGCGTCGGGCATTGTCGGCGTGCCGATGGTGGCCTTCATCGCCAGCATGGTCGTCGGTCGCGGCAAGCGGGTGTATCTCCTGACCGGCCTGATCCGGCTTGGTGGACCGCGCGCCGAGGCGGCGCTGCACAAGTACATCGAATGGATCGGATGGGCGGCCGTCGTGGTGTTCATCGCCCTGGTGGCCTGGTTGAAGCTGCGGCACTGAGGTCAATGACGTGAAGCGGAAGCTGCATCACTCAATGCGTGAGCTGTACCGGTGCGGACGGGCGCTGCCGCTGGCCCTGCTGCTGGCCGCCTGCGCCTCCACGCCCCCGGCACCGGTGGATGACATCGCCGTGAATTCGCACGAGCGCGACCGTGAACTCCCGGCTGAACCTGTCCGCGCACCGCGCCCGGCGGCGCCCGCCACGCATCGCGTAGCGGCGGGCGACACGCTGTACTCCATCGCCTTCAAAAACCGGATGGACTACCGCGACCTGGCCAGGTTGAACCGTATCGAGGCGCCGTTCCGGATCTACGTTGGCCAGGAAATCCGGCTCGGCCAGGAGCCGACCGAGGCCACTGGCGCCGCGACCTTTGCGGCGGAATCGGCGCCCCGGTCGACGGCCAGTACGCCGCGCCCGGCGAGTCCGACGCCGTTCGAGCCGGTGGAGAGCGCGCCGGCGCGCCCTGCCACGAGCCCGCCGGTGACGACCGCATCGGCGTCCGCGTCGACGTTGCCGCCGGGTACGACCACCACGAGCATTTCCACCATCACGCCGTTGTCGTCCTCGCCGCCGCCGCGTCCGGTCACATCGGGTGCCGCGTCTGCCGCTGCGGGCGCGACGGCATCGACCGCTTCGGCCACGGCCGCAAAGCCCGTGGCTGACCCCCGTTCCGGCGCAACGACCGGCGCGGCAGTGCCTTCTGCTCCGGCCGTCACCTCGTTGACGCCAACGCCCTCCGGCGCCACTGCGGCTGCATCCACGCCGCCCGTACCGCCATCAACCGCGCCGCCGGCCACGGTAGCCAGCAATGGCGGCATCAAATGGCGTTGGCCGGCGGCCGGCAAGGTCATTGCGAGCTACGTCGGTGGCGACCAGACGCGCCAGGGCGTCGATATCGCCGGCTCCGCGGGTGCGCCGGTCTATGCCGCAGCTGATGGTTCCGTCGTCTACAGCGGTAATGGCCTGCTGGGGTACGGCGAACTGGTTATCGTCAAACACTCGGCGAGCTTCCTGTCGGCCTATGGCCATAACCGCAAGCGCCTCGTCAAAGAGGGTGACACGGTGAAAGCCGGGCAGGCGATTGCCGAGATGGGATCGATGGGTTCCAGTCGGGAAATGTTGCATTTTGAAATCCGTCGCAACGGCAAGCCGGTGAACCCGCTCGAATACCTGCCGCCGCGCTGAGTGCAGCCGGCGGGACGCGTCGGACTTCGGACGAGGTGGACGGCCAGCGCGCAGCCTTGTCACAACGCCGCGGCGGATCGTCTTGCCGCGGCACCAGAAACCCGGAAAAACAGGCGCCGTCCGACCCATGACTGCCTCCACCGTGCATCGTAGTATCCTGGCGCAATGATCCAGCCAGTCCGCGAAGAAACGTCGCTGGATGCCGACGACATGCTTGCCCTGCTCGACGTCATCGAGCCCGCCCAGGGCGACGAGGCGCGCAATTCCACCAGCGCCTACCTCAATGAAATCGGGCTGATTCCGTTGCTGGACGCGGGCGGTGAGCGCGACCTGGGCGAACAGGTCGCGCGCGGTGACTGTGACGCACGCCGGCAGATGATCGAGGCCAACCTGCGCCTGGTCGTGGCAGTCGCGCGTAGCTACGTGGGGCGCGGCGTTCCGTTGCTGGACCTCATCGCCGAGGGAAACCTCGGCCTGATTCGTGCGGTGGAGAAGTTCGACCCTGGGCGCGGCCTGCGTTTTTCGACCTACGCCACCTGGTGGATCCGTGAATCGGTGCAGCGTGCGCTCATGCAGCAGGGGCGCACCGTGCGCGTGCCGGTCCATGTGCTGCGCGAGCTGGCCCAGGTGCTGAAGGCGCGCCGCGAACTGATCGGTGCGCTGGGGCGCTACCCCACCCAGGAAGAGCTCGCCCATGCCGTGAACAAGCCAATGGCCGAAGTCGCTGCACTATTCTGCATGACCGAGGAGATCCGCTCGCTGGATGCGCCGATGTCCGAGGACGACGACCGCGCCCTGGTCGAGCAGATCGCGGCTGAATCGGAGGCGGGCAGTGGCGGGGGTATTTTTGCCGAGCTGGCCGGCGGCCGCCTGCCGGACTGGCTCGACAAGCTGACGCCGCGGCAGCGGCTGGTGCTGGAACGCCGTTACGGTCTGGCCGGCAATGCGGCCCAGACCCTTGCCGAGATCGCCACGGATCTGGGCCTCACCCGCGAGCGGGTACGCCAGATCCAGGTCGAAGCCCTGACGCGGTTGCGCCGGCTGGGCGAAGCAGAGGGGGTCGGCCGGAGCGGGACGCCGTCCTGATGATTGCGCCGGAAAACCGGCGCGTCGGGCGGATCGAAAGAGCCCGGGCGTCGATCAGGGCAGAATGAACGCCACGACCACCCGCCGCCCTTCGCTGACCAGGACGTTGTAGGTGCGCGCGGCGGCGGCGTTGTCCATGACTTCCACGCCGATGCCCCGGGTCAGGAATTCCGCCAGCACCGCGGCGGGCGGAAAGACGATGCGGCCGCCTGTGCCCAGGATGGCCACGGCGGGATTGAGCGCCAGGATGGGCTCGACGTGCCGGGGCTCCAGGACGGATCCCGCGCTGACTTCCCAGTCCTCGATGGCCCGTTCTGGCGCCAGGATGAAGCTGCGAGTCAGCGGACGGTCCACGACCGTTACCGCGTCCGTTGCCACGGCCCGGACGAACAGGTATTCACCCGGTCGGTTAAGCGAGAGCTGCATGGACGGGTCAGCGCGGCAGGGCGATCTTGGGTTCGTCCTTGTTGCGGCGGAAATACACCGCCGTGCGGCCGATCGTCTGCACCGTCTCGGCGCCGCTGGCTTCGGCCAGCCGGACGACCATGGCGGCGAAATCTTCGCGGTCTTCGGCCGGAATGCGCACCTTCACCAGTTCGTGGTGGTCCAGGGCCAGGCCGAATTCCTGGACGAGGGCGTCGGAAATACCTTTGGCGCCGACAAGAATGACGGGCTTGAGGTCGTGGGCGAGGCCGCGCAGATAGCGGCGCTGGCTATTGGTCAGGGTCATGGGTCTCGATTCGGGCGGCAATTCCGCCGCAGAGGAAGCCGACAGGGTATCATGCGCGCCCCCTCCCTCGCGTCCGGCCGCTTCCCGGCACTCCGATCCGCCATGTCACGCAGCAAGAGCAGCCATCGCTGGCTGCAGGAACATTTCAACGACCCGTACGTCAAGAAGGCCCAGGCGGAGGGCTATCGGTCGCGCGCGGCGTTCAAACTGGACGAGTTGCTGGAGCGCGACCGGCTGCTCAAGCCGGGCATGGTGGTGGTCGACCTCGGTGCCGCGCCGGGCGGATGGTCGCAGCTGGTCAATGAACGCCTGAAAGGGCAGGGCCGGGTGATTGCCCTGGATATCCTGCCAATGCAGGGAATCAGCGGCGTTGACTTCATTTGCGGTGATTTCCGCGAAGATTCCGTGCTGAAGGAACTGGAGGCCCAGCTGGGCGGGGCGCCGGTGGACCTTGTTCTCTCGGATATGGCCCCCAATATGAGCGGCGTCGACGTCGTCGATCAGGCACGGGCAATGCATCTTTCCGAGCTGGCGCTGGAATTTGCGCAGAACTGGCTCAAGCCCGGGGGCAACTTCCTGATCAAGTTGTTCCAGGGCGTCGGCTTTGATGATTACGTACGGAACTTGCGGGCGAGCTTTTCACGCGTCAGCATCCGTAAACCAAAGGCTTCGCGGGCGCGATCCAACGAAGTCTATGCGCTGGCCCAGGGCAAGCGCGCGTGAGGAGTTAACTTGATGAATGACATGGCAAAGAACCTGCTGATCTGGCTGATCATCGCCGCCGTGCTGATGACCGTATTCCAGCAATTCAACCCGCGCGGCGCGGGCCCGCAGGAACTGGCCTATTCGGAGTTCATGGATCGCGTCAAGCGCAACAGCGTGGGCGAGGTCCTGGTCAAGAACGACGGCCGCACGATCGAAGCCAAGCTCAAGGATGGCAGCTCCGTGCGCACCACGGCGATCCTGACCGAGGCCAACATGGCCGACCTCGAGAAGAACGTCGAGAAACTGCGCGTCGAACCCACCGACAACGGTATCTCGGTCGTCGGCATCCTCGTCAACTGGCTGCCGTTCCTGATTTTCATCGGGTTCCTGATCTATGTGATGCGCCAGATGCAGTCCGGCGGCGGTGGCCGCGGCGCGATGAGCTTCGGCCGTTCGCGGGCGCGCCTGCAGGGCGAGGACCAGGTCAAGATCACCTTCGCTGACGTCGCCGGCTGCGACGAGGCCAAGGAAGAGGTCAAGGAACTGGTCGACTTCCTGCGTGACCCGGGCAAGTTCCAGAAGCTGGGCGGCAAGATCCCGCGCGGCGTGCTGATGGTCGGTTCGCCCGGTACGGGCAAGACCCTGCTCGCCAAGGCGATCGCCGGCGAGGCCAAGGTGCCGTTCTTCACCATTTCCGGTTCGGATTTCGTCGAGATGTTCGTCGGCGTGGGCGCCGCGCGCGTCCGCGACATGTTCGAACAGGCGAAGAAGCACGCGCCGTGCATCATCTTCATCGACGAAATCGACGCTGTCGGCCGCCATCGCGGCGCCGGCCTCGGCGGTGGTCATGACGAGCGCGAGCAGACGCTGAACCAGCTCCTCGTCGAGATGGACGGGTTCGAGGGCAATGAAGGCATCATCGTCATTGCCGCCACCAACCGCCCCGACGTGCTCGATCCGGCGCTGCTGCGCCCGGGCCGCTTCGATCGCCAGGTCGTGGTGCCGCTGCCTGACGTGCGTGGCCGCGAACAGATCCTCAAGGTCCACATGCGCAAGGTGCCGGTCGCGACCGACGTCGACCCGCTGGTGATCGCGCGCGGCACGCCGGGCTTCTCGGGTGCGGACCTCGCCAACCTCGTCAACGAGGCGGCCCTGTTTGCTGCCCGCGAGAATTCGCGCGAAGTGACGATGACGCATTTCGACCGCGCCAAGGACAAGATCATGATGGGCGCGGAACGCCGCTCCATGATCATGAGCGAGGAAGAGAAGCGGAACACGGCCTACCACGAGGCCGGCCACGCCATCATCGGCCGCCTGGTGCCCGAGCACGATCCCGTCTACAAGGTCACGATCATTCCGCGCGGTCGCGCTCTGGGCGTCACCATGTACCTGCCCGAAGGCGACCGGTACAGCTGGAACAAGATCATGCTCGAGAGCCGCCTGTGTGCGCTCTACGGCGGCCGTGTCGCCGAAGAGCTTATTTTCGGTGCGGGCAAGGTCACCACTGGTGCCTCCAACGACATCGAGCGGGCCACCCAGATGGCACGCAACATGGTCACCAAATGGGGCCTGTCCGACGAACTCGGTCCGGTCGCCTACGGTGAGCAGGAGGACGAAGTCTTCCTCGGCCGTTCGGTCACCCAGCACAAGAACGTCTCGGACGAGACGGCGCGCAAGATCGACGAGGTTGTTCGCGGCATCCTGGATCGCGCCTACCAGCGGACGCGCGAAATCCTGGCCGACAACATGGACAAACTGCACACCATGGCCAACGCCCTGCTGCAGTACGAAACCATCGACGCGCCGCAGATCGACGCCATCATGGAAGGCCGCGAACCGCCGCCGCCGCGCGACTGGAACGGCACCAACCGTCCCAGCAACGGCAACGGCAGTGCCAACAGCGGCGGACGGGGCGAAAGCCCGATCGGCGGCCCGGCGGTGACCAGCCGCAACGCGCTGCCATCCGATCACTGACTGCGTCAGCG
This genomic stretch from Tahibacter amnicola harbors:
- a CDS encoding Mth938-like domain-containing protein, whose product is MQLSLNRPGEYLFVRAVATDAVTVVDRPLTRSFILAPERAIEDWEVSAGSVLEPRHVEPILALNPAVAILGTGGRIVFPPAAVLAEFLTRGIGVEVMDNAAAARTYNVLVSEGRRVVVAFILP
- a CDS encoding sigma-70 family RNA polymerase sigma factor, producing the protein MIQPVREETSLDADDMLALLDVIEPAQGDEARNSTSAYLNEIGLIPLLDAGGERDLGEQVARGDCDARRQMIEANLRLVVAVARSYVGRGVPLLDLIAEGNLGLIRAVEKFDPGRGLRFSTYATWWIRESVQRALMQQGRTVRVPVHVLRELAQVLKARRELIGALGRYPTQEELAHAVNKPMAEVAALFCMTEEIRSLDAPMSEDDDRALVEQIAAESEAGSGGGIFAELAGGRLPDWLDKLTPRQRLVLERRYGLAGNAAQTLAEIATDLGLTRERVRQIQVEALTRLRRLGEAEGVGRSGTPS
- the ftsH gene encoding ATP-dependent zinc metalloprotease FtsH yields the protein MNDMAKNLLIWLIIAAVLMTVFQQFNPRGAGPQELAYSEFMDRVKRNSVGEVLVKNDGRTIEAKLKDGSSVRTTAILTEANMADLEKNVEKLRVEPTDNGISVVGILVNWLPFLIFIGFLIYVMRQMQSGGGGRGAMSFGRSRARLQGEDQVKITFADVAGCDEAKEEVKELVDFLRDPGKFQKLGGKIPRGVLMVGSPGTGKTLLAKAIAGEAKVPFFTISGSDFVEMFVGVGAARVRDMFEQAKKHAPCIIFIDEIDAVGRHRGAGLGGGHDEREQTLNQLLVEMDGFEGNEGIIVIAATNRPDVLDPALLRPGRFDRQVVVPLPDVRGREQILKVHMRKVPVATDVDPLVIARGTPGFSGADLANLVNEAALFAARENSREVTMTHFDRAKDKIMMGAERRSMIMSEEEKRNTAYHEAGHAIIGRLVPEHDPVYKVTIIPRGRALGVTMYLPEGDRYSWNKIMLESRLCALYGGRVAEELIFGAGKVTTGASNDIERATQMARNMVTKWGLSDELGPVAYGEQEDEVFLGRSVTQHKNVSDETARKIDEVVRGILDRAYQRTREILADNMDKLHTMANALLQYETIDAPQIDAIMEGREPPPPRDWNGTNRPSNGNGSANSGGRGESPIGGPAVTSRNALPSDH
- the yhbY gene encoding ribosome assembly RNA-binding protein YhbY; the encoded protein is MTLTNSQRRYLRGLAHDLKPVILVGAKGISDALVQEFGLALDHHELVKVRIPAEDREDFAAMVVRLAEASGAETVQTIGRTAVYFRRNKDEPKIALPR
- the rlmE gene encoding 23S rRNA (uridine(2552)-2'-O)-methyltransferase RlmE encodes the protein MSRSKSSHRWLQEHFNDPYVKKAQAEGYRSRAAFKLDELLERDRLLKPGMVVVDLGAAPGGWSQLVNERLKGQGRVIALDILPMQGISGVDFICGDFREDSVLKELEAQLGGAPVDLVLSDMAPNMSGVDVVDQARAMHLSELALEFAQNWLKPGGNFLIKLFQGVGFDDYVRNLRASFSRVSIRKPKASRARSNEVYALAQGKRA